From one Azotosporobacter soli genomic stretch:
- the mreC gene encoding rod shape-determining protein MreC, with product MRFLYNKTVALLLLLFLVLFLANGAAEGRIGFSISEGVITTLLAPIEYLTGKAGVATRHASTTIGDLWGTYEENQALKAERDKLRQEVLERSEVEAENIRLRSMLEYKRSAPQFDMVIAAIIARDPGTWTQSIIINKGSADGIAKDMPVVTAQGLVGNVVSVHNSTARIQLMLDPRSAVGAIVQRPESRVAAIVEGNGNDPFQPKMVNIPRDADIIKGDRIVTSGYGGIYPKGLLVGEVKDVVNNEGGLLKLAVIHPAVNFNQLEEVSVIIKSREPLPVLPGQEAKPLAQSVGGPS from the coding sequence GTGCGCTTTTTGTATAATAAGACGGTAGCTTTATTGCTCCTGTTGTTTTTGGTGCTGTTTTTAGCGAATGGAGCGGCGGAAGGGCGGATCGGCTTTTCCATTTCAGAAGGTGTGATTACGACGCTTTTAGCGCCGATTGAGTATCTCACCGGCAAGGCCGGAGTTGCGACCCGTCACGCCAGCACGACGATAGGCGACCTGTGGGGAACTTATGAAGAGAACCAGGCATTGAAAGCGGAACGCGATAAACTGCGTCAGGAAGTGCTGGAACGCAGTGAAGTGGAAGCGGAAAACATCCGTTTGCGTTCCATGCTTGAGTATAAGCGCTCGGCACCGCAGTTTGACATGGTGATAGCGGCGATTATCGCACGTGACCCGGGAACCTGGACGCAAAGCATCATTATCAATAAAGGCAGCGCCGACGGGATCGCCAAAGATATGCCGGTCGTTACGGCGCAAGGTTTGGTTGGCAACGTTGTCTCCGTGCATAATAGCACCGCGCGGATACAGCTGATGCTTGATCCGCGCAGTGCGGTAGGTGCTATTGTGCAGCGACCGGAATCGAGGGTGGCTGCCATTGTGGAAGGAAACGGGAATGATCCCTTTCAACCGAAGATGGTCAACATTCCGCGTGATGCCGATATTATCAAGGGAGACCGGATCGTGACGTCCGGTTATGGCGGGATTTATCCGAAGGGCCTTTTGGTCGGCGAGGTAAAAGACGTCGTCAATAATGAAGGCGGGTTGCTTAAACTGGCAGTCATTCATCCGGCGGTTAACTTTAACCAGCTGGAGGAAGTGAGCGTGATTATAAAATCACGCGAGCCGTTGCCGGTGTTGCCGGGCCAGGAAGCAAAGCCGCTTGCGCAAAGTGTTGGAGGGCCATCATGA
- a CDS encoding rod shape-determining protein, which yields MFGLFNSFSRDMGIDLGTANTLVYVSGKGIVLREPSVVAILRDDNSVKAVGEEAKQMIGRTPGSIVAIRPLKDGVIADFDVTQAMLKYFIRKVMENKPLIRPRVVVGVPSGVTEVEKRAVIDATIQAGAREAYLIEEPMAAAIGAGLPVEEPTGNMVVDIGGGTTEVAVISLGGIVSSRSIRIGGDEMDESIVQYIKRTYNLLIGDRTAEEIKMTIGTALLPQTEETMDIRGRDLVTGLPKIVVIKSSEVQLALSEPVAGIIEAVKVTLERTPPELASDIMDRGIVMTGGGSLLKGLDRLISKETGIPVYIAEDPLSCVGIGTGKVLESLDTLKRVLMSPKKLG from the coding sequence ATGTTTGGTTTATTTAATTCGTTTTCAAGAGATATGGGGATCGATTTGGGTACGGCAAATACACTGGTTTATGTGAGTGGTAAGGGTATTGTGCTCAGAGAGCCGTCGGTTGTCGCTATTTTGCGCGACGACAATAGCGTTAAGGCGGTTGGTGAAGAGGCCAAGCAAATGATCGGCCGTACGCCGGGCAGCATTGTAGCGATCCGTCCGCTCAAAGACGGAGTTATCGCTGATTTTGACGTGACGCAGGCGATGCTGAAATATTTTATCCGCAAAGTGATGGAGAATAAGCCGTTGATCCGTCCGCGTGTCGTTGTCGGCGTTCCTTCGGGCGTAACAGAAGTGGAAAAAAGAGCGGTTATTGACGCTACAATTCAAGCCGGTGCGCGTGAAGCTTATCTGATTGAAGAACCGATGGCGGCTGCGATTGGAGCCGGTCTGCCGGTGGAAGAGCCGACAGGCAACATGGTTGTCGATATTGGCGGCGGCACGACGGAAGTGGCGGTTATTTCGCTTGGCGGCATCGTCAGCAGCCGTTCGATCCGAATCGGCGGTGATGAAATGGATGAATCGATCGTTCAATACATCAAACGCACGTATAATTTATTGATCGGCGATCGTACTGCCGAAGAGATTAAAATGACGATTGGCACGGCATTGCTGCCGCAAACGGAGGAAACCATGGACATCCGTGGTCGCGATCTGGTGACCGGCCTGCCGAAAATTGTCGTGATAAAATCGAGCGAAGTGCAATTGGCGCTGAGCGAACCGGTGGCGGGAATCATTGAAGCGGTCAAGGTCACGCTGGAGCGGACACCGCCGGAACTGGCTTCTGACATCATGGACAGAGGCATTGTGATGACCGGTGGCGGTTCACTTCTTAAGGGACTGGATCGTTTAATCAGCAAAGAGACCGGTATTCCTGTGTATATTGCGGAAGATCCGCTTTCTTGCGTCGGGATCGGAACAGGCAAGGTGCTGGAAAGTCTTGACACGCTCAAACGTGTTCTCATGTCGCCGAAAAAACTCGGTTAG
- the mreD gene encoding rod shape-determining protein MreD encodes MREITLWGVCIIALLALQSTVIPMLAVQGGKADLMLLVVVSAALIGGRNYGVAMGFSCGLLQDLAAGGFFGLHLLSKLTIGYALGMTEGKVYKDNRLLPILAAGATSIAAGVLILLLLAMLGQKISWLNSLSNVILPSAAYNMVLALLVHRFMQRIFKVIE; translated from the coding sequence ATGAGGGAAATCACGCTTTGGGGCGTTTGCATCATCGCGTTGTTGGCGTTGCAGTCCACTGTAATTCCGATGCTGGCCGTTCAAGGCGGCAAAGCGGATCTTATGCTGCTTGTAGTTGTTTCGGCCGCTTTGATCGGCGGGCGAAATTACGGCGTTGCGATGGGCTTTTCTTGTGGTTTGCTGCAGGATTTGGCGGCAGGCGGTTTTTTCGGCTTGCATTTGTTGAGCAAATTGACGATCGGCTATGCCCTCGGCATGACGGAAGGCAAGGTTTACAAGGATAATCGCTTACTGCCGATTCTGGCGGCCGGCGCGACCTCGATTGCAGCCGGAGTCTTGATTTTGTTGCTTCTGGCGATGCTGGGGCAGAAGATCAGCTGGCTGAACAGCTTGTCAAATGTGATATTGCCGAGCGCCGCTTACAATATGGTGCTGGCGCTTTTGGTACATCGTTTCATGCAACGAATCTTTAAAGTGATTGAATAA